A genomic window from Lotus japonicus ecotype B-129 chromosome 1, LjGifu_v1.2 includes:
- the LOC130734371 gene encoding PHD finger protein EHD3: MEAEDGTSNAHNAVCAEDPCLNPGAVNNGVTMEGEDGVAEGEEVQAWKNEAVNNGVAIGGGDDVAEGGKIQGLKNESVNNEVTMEDADGVAEGEEVRCLEEGTVGNGVAIGSGDDVAEGGKTQGLKNESVNNGVAIADGNGVAEGEEVRCLKEGTVDNGMAVADRFGSSERDSGGVECLRTYKRRKRGKSSSEIKVQEGSGEDAETINQLSGQKAFKIVEDGQQCSSQFELSSHRLQSKANGHANVMCNGFSSESDGRGVTERCQHVFRNILASEKFSSLSKVLLENFQGMKPESVFDFSVINSRMKEQAYDQSPTLFLLDIQQVWMKLQNTGNEIVAIAKSLSNMSKTSYYEQFSNWESNSHMKQEQTEECATYKICTCRHCGEKADGTDCLVCDSCEEMYHVSCIEPAVKEIPHKSWFCAHCTASGIGSPHEDCVVCERLNVPKTLNNIVGEESFHANEETLNELEENSNCSYDGIQVSKGGTNSSHCKICGQEVDGEKIKICGHSFCSSKYYHVRCLSGKQIKSYGRCWYCPSCLCQVCFADRDDDKIVLCDGCDHAYHIYCMEPPQNSIPRGKWFCRSCDAGIQAIREARKAYETNNSRSDENVSKLNDDKKWNNKQGKELDKVGGMDMLLTAANTLKFEEGHTD, from the exons ATGGAAGCTGAGGATGGAACTAGCAATGCTCATAATGCTGTATGCGCTGAGGATCCGTGTTTGAATCCCGGGGCTGTAAATAATGGGGTGACAATGGAAGGTGAGGATGGTGTTGCTGAAGGTGAAGAAGTTCAGGCCTGGAAGAATGAAGCTGTGAATAATGGGGTGGCTATTGGAGGTGGGGATGATGTTGCTGAAGGTGGAAAAATTCAGGGATTGAAGAATGAATCTGTAAATAATGAGGTGACAATGGAAGATGCGGATGGTGTTGCTGAAGGTGAAGAGGTTCGGTGCTTGGAGGAGGGAACTGTAGGTAACGGGGTGGCTATTGGAAGTGGGGATGATGTTGCTGAAGGTGGAAAAACTCAGGGCTTGAAGAATGAATCTGTGAATAATGGGGTGGCAATTGCTGATGGAAATGGAGTTGCTGAAGGTGAAGAGGTTCGGTGCTTGAAGGAGGGAACTGTAGATAACGGGATGGCCGTTGCAGATAGATTTGGTTCTTCTGAAAGGGACTCTGGTGGAGTTGAATGTTTACGAACTTATAAGAGGCGGAAGCGTGGAAAGTCAAGTTCAGAAATTAAAGTGCAGGAAGGAAGCGGAGAAGATGCAGAAACCATAAATCAGTTGTCAGGCCAG AAAGCTTTTAAAATTGTCGAAGATGGTCAACAATGCTCTTCACAATTTGAGTTGTCGTCTCACAGGTTACAGAGTAAAGCTAATGGGCATGCAAATGTCATGTGCAATGGATTTTCTAGTGAATCAGATGGTCGTGGTGTGACTGAGAGGTGTCAGCATGTATTCCGTAATATCTTAGCCTCTGAAAAGTTCAGTTCGTTATCTAAAGTTCTACTTGAAAACTTCCAAGGAAtgaaacctgaaagtgtatttGACTTTAGTGTCATCAACTCAAGGATGAAAGAACAAGCTTATGATCAATCGCCTACACTTTTCTTGTTAGATATTCAACAG GTCTGGATGAAGCTTCAAAATACTGGAAATGAGATTGTTGCCATTGCTAAGAGCCTCTCAAACATGTCAAAAACTTCATACTATGAGCAG TTCAGTAATTGGGAATCCAACTCTCACATGAAACAAGAGCAGACAGAAGAATGTgctacatataaaatatgcacTTGCAGGCATTGTGGGGAAAAAGCAGATGGGACAGACTGTTTGGTTTGTGATTCATGTGAGGAGATGTACCATGTGTCATGTATCGAGCCTGCTGTGAAAGAAATACCCCACAAAAGCTGGTTTTGTGCCCACTGTACGGCTAGTGGAATTGGATCTCCTCATGAGGACTGTGTGGTGTGTGAAAGGTTGAATGTCCCAAAGACCCTGAACAACATTGTTGGTGAGGAAAGCTTCCATGCAAATGAGGAAACATTGAATGAATTGGAAGAGAATTCAAATTGTAGTTATGATGGGATTCAAGTTTCCAAAGGTGGAACAAACTCATCTCACTGCAAAATTTGTGGGCAGGAGGTGGAtggtgaaaaaataaaaatatgtggtcACTCTTTTTGCTCCAGTAAATACTACCATGTAAGGTGTTTGTCAGGCAAGCAGATTAAGTCATATGGTCGCTGTTGGTACTGCCCTTCTTGTTTATGCCAAGTTTGCTTCGCAGATCGAGATGATGATAAGATTGTTCTGTGCGATGGCTGTGATCATGCATACCATATCTATTGCATGGAACCTCCACAAAATTCTATTCCAAGAGGGAAATGGTTCTGTAGAAGCTGTGATGCAGGGATCCAAGCTATTCGTGAGGCAAGAAAGGCATATGAGACTAACAATTCGAGATCTGATGAAAATGTTTCAAAGCTAAATGATGATAAGAAATGGAACAATAAACAAGGAAAAGAATTGGATAAAGTTGGAGGAATGGACATGCTTTTAACTGCTGCCAATACTCTGAAATTTGAGGAGGGTCATACAGATTAA
- the LOC130732321 gene encoding uncharacterized protein At4g04775-like, producing the protein MSQMSRESRSSARSSSSFAVRWRMIRNGKCFCGDRVVFLTSHIGINPNRDFSRCRHFLKPNDCGFFLWDDEAGLEAYERQNLLKLVKISNELADMKRILEDTKRELEETKNKLVDSNRKLEDRKNLTILTCCPAV; encoded by the exons ATGTCTCAAATGTCAAGGGAATCTCGTTCTAGTGCtagatcttcttcaagctttGCTGTTCGATGGAGAATGATTCGTAATGGGAAGTGTTTCTGTGgagacagggtagttttcctcaCTTCCCACATTGGTATTAACCCAAATAGGGATTTCTCGAGATGTCGACATTTCTTG AAACCAAATGACTGTGGGTTCTTTCTTTGGGATGATGAGGCTGGCTTAGAAGCTTATGAAAGACAAAATTTGTTGAAACTCGTGAAGATATCTAATGAATTGGCTGATATGAAGAGGATTTTGGAGGATACAAAGAGGGAATTGGAGGAAACCAAGAACAAGCTGGTTGATTCGAACAGAAAATTGGAGGATAGAAAGAATTTGACAATTTTGACTTGT TGCCCTGCCGTTTGA
- the LOC130731782 gene encoding uncharacterized protein LOC130731782 isoform X4, which yields MATYGHAIRRDAYKATYDHAISPINGKRMWPYTPDAPILPPVYKRKAGRPKKLRRREPHEDDPEEGARPVPVHRCGRCGGTSHNVKTCPNQVSTQPTTDPIPPGNVTDPQEPAQEQAGNQAPTTAPTPP from the exons ATGGCAACCTATGGCCATGCCATCAGAAGGGATGCATACAAAGCAACCTATGACCATGCCATCAGCCCAATCAATGGCAAAAGAATGTGGCCCTACACTCCAGATGCTCCAATTCTGCCTCCAGTATACAAGAGGAAGGCTGGAAGGCCCAAAAAGCTGAGGAGGAGGGAACCACACGAGGATGATCCTGAGGAGGGAGCCAGACCTGTGCCTGTACATAGATGTGGAAGGTGTGGTGGCACAAGCCATAATGTTAAAACTTGCCCAAACCAAGTCAGCACTCAGCCCACAACAGATCCAATTCCTCCA GGTAATGTGACAGATCCTCAAGAACCAGCACAGGAGCAAGCTGGAAACCAGGCACCAACAACAGCTCCAACCCCTCCA TAA
- the LOC130731782 gene encoding uncharacterized protein LOC130731782 isoform X3, with the protein MATYGHAIRRDAYKATYDHAISPINGKRMWPYTPDAPILPPVYKRKAGRPKKLRRREPHEDDPEEGARPVPVHRCGRCGGTSHNVKTCPNQVSTQPTTDPIPPQGNVTDPQEPAQEQAGNQAPTTAPTPP; encoded by the exons ATGGCAACCTATGGCCATGCCATCAGAAGGGATGCATACAAAGCAACCTATGACCATGCCATCAGCCCAATCAATGGCAAAAGAATGTGGCCCTACACTCCAGATGCTCCAATTCTGCCTCCAGTATACAAGAGGAAGGCTGGAAGGCCCAAAAAGCTGAGGAGGAGGGAACCACACGAGGATGATCCTGAGGAGGGAGCCAGACCTGTGCCTGTACATAGATGTGGAAGGTGTGGTGGCACAAGCCATAATGTTAAAACTTGCCCAAACCAAGTCAGCACTCAGCCCACAACAGATCCAATTCCTCCA CAGGGTAATGTGACAGATCCTCAAGAACCAGCACAGGAGCAAGCTGGAAACCAGGCACCAACAACAGCTCCAACCCCTCCA TAA
- the LOC130731782 gene encoding uncharacterized protein LOC130731782 isoform X2, with amino-acid sequence MATYGHAIRRDAYKATYDHAISPINGKRMWPYTPDAPILPPVYKRKAGRPKKLRRREPHEDDPEEGARPVPVHRCGRCGGTSHNVKTCPNQVSTQPTTDPIPPGNVTDPQEPAQEQAGNQAPTTAPTPPVSFVQICIMKLIN; translated from the exons ATGGCAACCTATGGCCATGCCATCAGAAGGGATGCATACAAAGCAACCTATGACCATGCCATCAGCCCAATCAATGGCAAAAGAATGTGGCCCTACACTCCAGATGCTCCAATTCTGCCTCCAGTATACAAGAGGAAGGCTGGAAGGCCCAAAAAGCTGAGGAGGAGGGAACCACACGAGGATGATCCTGAGGAGGGAGCCAGACCTGTGCCTGTACATAGATGTGGAAGGTGTGGTGGCACAAGCCATAATGTTAAAACTTGCCCAAACCAAGTCAGCACTCAGCCCACAACAGATCCAATTCCTCCA GGTAATGTGACAGATCCTCAAGAACCAGCACAGGAGCAAGCTGGAAACCAGGCACCAACAACAGCTCCAACCCCTCCAGTAAGTTTTGTACAGATCTGcataatgaaattaattaattag
- the LOC130731782 gene encoding uncharacterized protein LOC130731782 isoform X1: MATYGHAIRRDAYKATYDHAISPINGKRMWPYTPDAPILPPVYKRKAGRPKKLRRREPHEDDPEEGARPVPVHRCGRCGGTSHNVKTCPNQVSTQPTTDPIPPQGNVTDPQEPAQEQAGNQAPTTAPTPPVSFVQICIMKLIN, encoded by the exons ATGGCAACCTATGGCCATGCCATCAGAAGGGATGCATACAAAGCAACCTATGACCATGCCATCAGCCCAATCAATGGCAAAAGAATGTGGCCCTACACTCCAGATGCTCCAATTCTGCCTCCAGTATACAAGAGGAAGGCTGGAAGGCCCAAAAAGCTGAGGAGGAGGGAACCACACGAGGATGATCCTGAGGAGGGAGCCAGACCTGTGCCTGTACATAGATGTGGAAGGTGTGGTGGCACAAGCCATAATGTTAAAACTTGCCCAAACCAAGTCAGCACTCAGCCCACAACAGATCCAATTCCTCCA CAGGGTAATGTGACAGATCCTCAAGAACCAGCACAGGAGCAAGCTGGAAACCAGGCACCAACAACAGCTCCAACCCCTCCAGTAAGTTTTGTACAGATCTGcataatgaaattaattaattag